Proteins from one Ipomoea triloba cultivar NCNSP0323 chromosome 1, ASM357664v1 genomic window:
- the LOC116016698 gene encoding probable LRR receptor-like serine/threonine-protein kinase At3g47570, giving the protein MSNATALYYFDVRQNDFYGGVPSFSGLRLKLLSLDKNPLGNGKSNDLDFMSSLLNSTATLEFLLLSNCNFGGVLPRFNELQGTISISLKYLLELDLSQNKLQGNFPKDIFTSLVYLDLSHNHFTGPLPVEIGGFKNLVTLNLSNNMFLGTLPSTIGALSSLIELNINHNLFHGFIPPSLSSLKSLEVLDLSCNNLTGKIPEFLGKFQYLKRLNLSFNHLEGEIPTEGIFKHKTEVEVVGNNLCGGIPQFGFPTSPREGERQHLSHIQKLAIFISSGTLILLIIVALIVFIYEQKNKQPLTLDATIELMPKLSYWSIQKATNDFSKSSIIGFGKFSTVYQGILDGSLGIVAIQVFKLQVRGASKSFLAECEALRQIRHRNLVKVLTTCCSIDHEGNDFFAIVYEYMINGSLDNWLHNHSKDIGDNNDSKCLNLVQRINIAIDVANALDYLHNQLETSLVHCDLKPSNILLDGDLVVHVADFGLAKFLLTEVTLASSSNQESSSIGIKGTIGYAHPGR; this is encoded by the exons ATGTCAAATGCCACAGCACTATACTATTTTGATGTTCGTCAAAATGATTTCTATGGAGGGGTACCGTCATTTAGTGGACTTAGGCTAAAACTTCTTTCACTTGATAAAAATCCACTTGGTAATGGAAAATCCAATGATTTGGATTTCATGTCTTCTCTTCTCAATAGTACTGCTACACTAGAGTTCCTGCTTCTTTCTAACTGCAATTTTGGGGGTGTTTTGCCCAGATTCAATGAGTTACAAGGTACTATATCGATAAGTCTTAAGTATTTGTTAGAATTAGATCTTTCCCAAAACAAACTCCAAGGAAATTTTCCCAAAGATATCTTCACATCACTTGTGTATTTAGACCTCTCTCACAATCACTTTACAGGTCCTCTTCCTGTAGAGATTGGTGGGTTCAAAAATTTGGTGACACTAAACCTCTCAAACAACATGTTCTTAGGCACACTTCCAAGTACCATTGGTGCACTGAGTAGCTTGATTGAACTCAACATCAATCATAATCTTTTCCATGGATTTATCCCTCCTTCTCTCAGTTCTCTAAAAAGCCTAGAAGTTTTAGATCTATCTTGTAATAACCTCACAGGAAAAATACCAGAATTTCTAGGTAAATTTCAGTACTTGAAGCGATTGAATTTATCATTTAACCATTTGGAAGGTGAGATACCTACTGAAGGGATTTTTAAACACAAGACTGAAGTTGAGGTGGTTGGTAACAACCTTTGTGGAGGTATTCCACAATTTGGATTCCCAACATCCCCAAGAGAAGGGGAAAGACAACATCTGTCCCATATTCAAAAGCTGGCAATTTTTATTTCAAGTGGGACTTTGATTCTGCTGATAATTGTGGCTCTCATTGTGTTCATTTACGAGCAGAAGAACAAGCAGCCTTTAACGTTGGATGCAACAATAGAGTTAATGCCTAAGTTGTCATATTGGAGTATCCAGAAGGCAACTAATGATTTTTCTAAATCCAGCATAATTGGATTTGGAAAATTCAGCACTGTTTACCAAGGCATTCTTGATGGTAGTTTGGGAATAGTGGCAATTCAAGTGTTCAAGCTTCAAGTGAGAGGAGCATCCAAGAGCTTTTTGGCAGAATGTGAAGCATTGAGGCAAATTAGGCACCGAAACTTGGTAAAAGTTTTGACCACTTGTTGTAGCATCGACCATGAGGGTAATGACTTCTTCGCCATCGTTTATGAGTATATGATCAATGGTAGTCTGGACAATTGGTTGCACAATCACTCAAAAGACATAGGAGACAATAATGATTCAAAGTGTTTGAATTTGGTACAGAGGATAAATATCGCAATTGATGTGGCAAATGCACTTGATTATCTTCATAATCAATTGGAGACAAGTTTAGTACATTGTGATTTGAAGCCAAGCAATATTTTGTTGGATGGAGACTTAGTGGTTCACGTGGCTGATTTTGGATTAGCAAAGTTTCTTCTCACGGAAGTTACCCTTGCATCTTCATCTAACCAAGAGAGTTCATCTATAGGAATTAAAGGGACTATTGGATATGCACATCCAG GGAGATGA
- the LOC116003185 gene encoding probable LRR receptor-like serine/threonine-protein kinase At3g47570 — translation MDFRLSKATNDFSKSNIIGFGKFSIVYKGILGGSLGIVANKVFKLQVRGASKSFLVECEALRQIRHRNLVKILAVCCSIDHEGNDFLAIVYEYMVNGSLDNWLHNHSKDTGENNNSKNLNLLQRVHIVIDVANAFDYLHNHLETCLVHCDLKPSNILLDGDLVAYVADFGLAKFLPTKVTLASSSNQVSSSLGITGTIGYAAPEYGMGSDLSTFGDMYSYGILLLEIFTSKSPTSDIFNNGLTLHNYVRMSMPEQVTEIVDPKLFHKEANPTPRSLVLQNQITECLVSIFKIGIACSTELPRDRMNIGNVVKELHSIKDTLMELRDIRIISR, via the exons ATGGATTTCAGACTTTCA AAGGCTACTAATGACTTTTCTAAATCCAACATAATTGGATTTGGAAAATTCAGCATTGTTTACAAAGGCATTCTTGGTGGTAGTTTGGGAATAGTTGCAAATAAAGTGTTCAAGCTTCAAGTCAGAGGAGCATCCAAGAGCTTTTTGGTGGAATGTGAAGCATTGAGGCAAATTAGGCACCGAAACTTGGTAAAAATTTTGGCCGTTTGTTGTAGCATTGACCACGAGGGTAATGACTTCTTGGCCATTGTTTATGAGTATATGGTCAATGGTAGTCTAGACAATTGGTTGCACAATCACTCAAAAGACACAGGAGAAAATAACAATTCAAAGAATTTGAACTTGTTACAAAGGGTACATATTGTAATTGATGTGGCAAATGCATTTGATTATCTTCATAATCATTTGGAGACATGTTTAGTGCATTGTGATTTGAAGCCAAGCAATATTTTGTTGGATGGGGACTTAGTTGCTTATGTGGCTGATTTTGGATTAGCAAAGTTTCTTCCCACGAAAGTTACACTTGCATCTTCATCTAACCAAGTGAGTTCATCTTTAGGAATTACAGGGACTATTGGATATGCAGCTCCAG AGTATGGGATGGGAAGTGATTTGTCAACATTTGGTGATATGTATAGCTATGGAATCCTTTTGCTAGAGATATTTACCAGTAAAAGTCCTACTagtgatatttttaataatggCTTAACACTTCATAACTACGTTAGAATGAGCATGCCTGAGCAAGTCACCGAGATTGTGGATCCAAAGCTATTCCACAAAGAAGCTAATCCAACACCTAGAAGCCTTGTACTTCAGAACCAGATAACAGAATGCCTtgtatcaatttttaaaattggaatAGCTTGTTCCACGGAGTTACCCAGGGACAGAATGAACATTGGCAATGTCGTCAAGGAGTTGCATTCAATCAAAGACACCCTTATGGAACTCAGAGACATTAGGATCATTTCTCG TTAG
- the LOC116003344 gene encoding zinc finger BED domain-containing protein RICESLEEPER 2-like, translating into MTCLKNPHSKDTRQSLLTFSPAPSSGLTESEGAAGVLGTWVFDQELIRRALWTVSRDILKIYSDERVNLKNFFKTSCQRVSITTDTWTSVQRINYMCITAHFIDHEWKLQKKIISFVPISSHKGEYIAKALESCLLEWGLKSIFSVTVDNASSNDTAIGFLKKKMLSWGSTAVRCKYLHMRCIAHILNLVVQDGLKESDDSVKKVRDSVRYMRSSPARLQKFRELADLIGVEAKNSLVLDVPTRWNSTYLMLHTALLYQKVFEVYEDHDTSFKSDLGGNVPNFLDWEVVEGLVKFLKSFYEMTVRISGSLYVTSNTFFSEVSDLSCILTGLVGAESDSVKAMGMNMRTKDKIEYMPYQFNQLYGDENGKSLFEKVMKDLKELYADYVTSFPVQSDSVPVEQSVPPTVLSDPVSVGRPQSLLKSQLKKQRLESGELGRKKTELEVYLSEEIIEEDGEFDLLKWWKVPCAF; encoded by the exons ATGACTTGCTTAAAAAATCCTCACTCTAAGGATACTAGGCAATCTCTACTCACATTCTCTCCTGCCCCTAGTTCTGGTTTAACTGAGTCTGAAGGTGCAGCAGGGGTTTTAGGAACCTGGGTTTTTGATCAGGAGTTGATTAGGAGAGCTCT ATGGACAGTAAGTAGGGATATTCTGAAAATTTATTCTGATGAGAGGGTTAATTTGAAGAATTTCTTTAAGACTAGCTGCCAAAGGGTTAGTATCACTACTGATACTTGGACTTCTGTACAAAGAATCAACTACATGTGCATTACTGCACATTTCATAGATCATGAGTGGAAGCTACAGAAAAAAATCATTTCCTTTGTCCCTATTTCTTCACATAAGGGGGAATACATAGCTAAGGCACTTGAAAGTTGCCTACTAGAGTGGGGGTTGAAGTCAATTTTTTCTGTCACAGTTGATAATGCTTCTAGCAATGATACTGCCATAgggtttttaaaaaagaaaatgctgTCTTGGGGTTCTACTGCAGTAAGGTGTAAGTATTTGCATATGCGATGCATTGCTCACATCCTTAATCTGGTTGTGCAAGATGGATTAAAGGAATCTGATGATTCTGTTAAGAAGGTAAGGGACTCTGTTAGGTATATGAGAAGCTCTCCTGCTAGGCTCCAAAAATTTAGAGAGCTTGCTGACTTAATTGGGGTGGAAGCCAAAAACTCTTTGGTTCTTGATGTACCTACAAGGTGGAATTCCACATATTTGATGCTGCATACTGCTTTGCTGTATCAAAAGGTTTTTGAAGTGTATGAAGATCATGACACTTCCTTCAAATCTGATTTGGGTGGGAATGTTCCTAATTTCTTAGATTGGGAGGTAGTAGAAGGGTTGGTGAAATTTCTGAAATCATTTTATGAAATGACTGTTAGGATATCTGGTTCTTTGTATGTAACTTCTAACACTTTCTTCTCTGAAGTGTCTGATTTATCTTGCATACTTACTGGTCTGGTGGGAGCTGAATCTGATTCTGTTAAAGCAATGGGGATGAATATGAGGACCAA GGACAAAATTGAATACATGCCATATCAGTTTAATCAATTATATGGTGATGAAAATGGCAAGTCCTTGTTTGAGAAGGTTATGAAAGACTTGAAGGAGTTGTATGCTGATTATGTGACAAGTTTCCCAGTCCAGTCTGATTCTGTTCCTGTTGAACAGTCTGTTCCCCCTACTGTTTTGTCTGATCCAGTTTCTGTTGGGAGACCCCAATCTTTGTTAAAATCCCagttaaaaaaacaaagattggaGAGTGGAGAATTAGGCAGAAAGAAAACTGAGTTGGAAGTTTATTTGAGTGAGGAAATTATAGAAGAGGATGGTGAATTTGACCTCTTGAAATGGTGGAAAGTTCCCTGTGCTTTCTAA
- the LOC116003496 gene encoding zinc finger BED domain-containing protein RICESLEEPER 2-like has product MPPWLESLQPQWLITAPGRGLGFRQLLEVMEDWRLGGWTTGGLEAGSVLLTCFDNASSNDTAIGFLKKKMLSWGSTAVRCKYLHMRCIAHILNLVVQDGLKESDDSVKKVRDSVRYMRSSPARLQKFRELADLIGVEAKNSLVLDVPTRWNSTYLMLHTALLYQKVFEVYEDHDTSFKSDLGGNVPNFLDWEVVEGLVKFLKSFYEMTVRISGSLYVTSNTFFSEVSDLSCILTGLVGAESDSVKAMGMNMRTKFDKY; this is encoded by the exons ATGCCTCCCTGGCTGGAAAGTTTGCAGCCTCAGTGGCTAATAACTGCCCCAG GAAGAGGATTAGGATTTAGGCAACTATTGGAGGTAATGGAGGATTGGAGGCTTGGAGGCTGGACTACTGGAGGCTTGGAGGCTGGATCTGTGCTGCTGACCTGCT TTGATAATGCTTCTAGCAATGATACTGCCATAgggtttttaaaaaagaaaatgctgTCTTGGGGTTCTACTGCAGTAAGGTGTAAGTATTTGCATATGCGATGCATTGCTCACATCCTTAATCTGGTTGTGCAAGATGGATTAAAGGAATCTGATGATTCTGTTAAGAAGGTAAGGGACTCTGTTAGGTATATGAGAAGCTCTCCTGCTAGGCTCCAAAAATTTAGAGAGCTTGCTGACTTAATTGGGGTGGAAGCCAAAAACTCTTTGGTTCTTGATGTACCTACAAGGTGGAATTCCACATATTTGATGCTGCATACTGCTTTGCTGTATCAAAAGGTTTTTGAAGTGTATGAAGATCATGACACTTCCTTCAAATCTGATTTGGGTGGGAATGTTCCTAATTTCTTAGATTGGGAGGTAGTAGAAGGGTTGGTGAAATTTCTGAAATCATTTTATGAAATGACTGTTAGGATATCTGGTTCTTTGTATGTAACTTCTAACACTTTCTTCTCTGAAGTGTCTGATTTATCTTGCATACTTACTGGTCTGGTGGGAGCTGAATCTGATTCTGTTAAAGCAATGGGGATGAATATGAGGACCAAGTTTGATAAATACTAG